In Meiothermus ruber DSM 1279, the following proteins share a genomic window:
- the tuf gene encoding elongation factor Tu has protein sequence MAKGVFERTKPHVNVGTIGHVDHGKTTLTAAITFVAAAANPNVEVQAYDQIDKAPEEKARGITINTAHVEYETEKRHYSHVDCPGHADYVKNMITGAAQMDGAILVVSGTDGPMPQTREHILLSRQVGVPYIIVFLNKIDMVDDPELLDLVEMEIRDLLNQYEFPGDDTPIIRGSGLKALEHMMAHPKTQRGENEWVDKIWELLDAIDSYIPTPQRDVDKPFLMPVEDVFTITGRGTVATGRIERGKIKTGDEVEIVGLRETQKTVVTGVEMHRKTLSEGIAGDNVGLLLRGVSREDVERGQVLAKPGSVTPHTKFEASVYILKKEEGGRHTGFFTNYRPQFYFRTTDVTGVVELPKGVEMVMPGDNVTFTVELIKPIAMEEGLRFAIREGGRTVGAGVVAKIIE, from the coding sequence TGGGGACGATCGGACACGTAGACCACGGGAAGACCACCCTGACGGCGGCGATTACCTTTGTGGCGGCGGCGGCCAACCCCAACGTGGAGGTACAGGCCTACGACCAGATCGATAAGGCCCCCGAGGAGAAGGCTCGCGGGATTACCATCAACACGGCCCACGTGGAGTACGAGACCGAGAAACGCCACTACTCGCACGTGGACTGCCCGGGCCACGCCGACTACGTCAAGAACATGATCACCGGTGCGGCCCAGATGGACGGGGCCATTCTGGTGGTTTCGGGTACCGACGGCCCCATGCCCCAGACCCGCGAGCACATCCTGCTCTCGCGCCAGGTGGGGGTGCCGTACATCATCGTCTTCCTGAACAAGATCGACATGGTGGACGACCCCGAGCTGCTGGATCTGGTGGAGATGGAGATTCGCGACCTGCTGAACCAGTACGAGTTCCCCGGCGACGACACCCCCATCATCCGGGGCTCGGGCCTGAAGGCGCTGGAGCACATGATGGCCCACCCCAAGACCCAGCGGGGCGAGAACGAGTGGGTGGATAAGATCTGGGAGCTGCTGGATGCCATCGACTCCTACATTCCCACCCCCCAGCGGGACGTGGACAAGCCCTTCCTGATGCCGGTGGAGGACGTGTTCACCATCACCGGGCGTGGTACCGTGGCCACCGGCCGGATTGAGCGCGGGAAGATCAAGACCGGTGATGAGGTGGAGATCGTGGGGCTGCGGGAGACCCAGAAGACCGTGGTGACCGGGGTGGAGATGCACCGCAAGACCCTGAGCGAAGGGATTGCTGGGGACAACGTGGGGCTGCTCTTGCGGGGCGTGAGCCGCGAAGATGTGGAGCGGGGCCAGGTGCTGGCCAAGCCGGGGAGCGTCACCCCCCACACCAAGTTCGAGGCCTCGGTCTACATTCTGAAGAAGGAAGAAGGGGGACGGCACACCGGCTTCTTCACCAACTACCGCCCGCAGTTCTACTTCCGCACCACCGATGTGACCGGGGTGGTGGAGCTGCCCAAAGGGGTGGAGATGGTCATGCCCGGTGACAACGTCACCTTCACCGTCGAACTCATCAAGCCCATCGCCATGGAAGAAGGTCTGCGCTTCGCCATCCGTGAAGGCGGCCGTACCGTGGGCGCCGGTGTGGTGGCAAAAATTATCGAGTAA